A genomic window from Flavobacteriales bacterium includes:
- a CDS encoding alpha/beta hydrolase, whose amino-acid sequence MKNKLSFKVIPLLKYKHFIKSDDADWITFIHGAGGSSTIWHKQVKVLKEHFNLLLIDLRGHGMSNDMPVQSDYSLDIVVEEVVEVIQHLKIKKSHFIGVSLGTIIITKISDLYPSLVNKVILSGAITSFSTRTLFLLRTAQAIKGFTPNIILYRLFALIIMPSKEHRVSRRVFINEAKKIKNRAFQNWLRLLPEIKHTIDDISKLKLSKPTLFISGIEDYLFVRQIEEYVKDKSNCFLEKVNNSGHIVNIDQHQVFNTFALKFLK is encoded by the coding sequence TTGAAAAATAAATTATCATTTAAAGTTATACCATTGTTAAAATATAAGCATTTCATTAAGTCAGACGATGCCGATTGGATAACTTTTATTCATGGGGCAGGAGGCAGTAGTACCATATGGCACAAGCAAGTCAAAGTACTCAAAGAACATTTTAATTTATTATTAATTGATTTAAGAGGGCATGGTATGTCTAACGATATGCCTGTTCAGAGTGACTATTCTTTGGATATTGTTGTTGAAGAGGTAGTTGAAGTTATTCAACACCTAAAGATCAAAAAATCACATTTTATTGGTGTCTCTTTAGGGACTATAATAATCACTAAAATTTCAGATTTATATCCTAGTCTCGTAAATAAAGTAATATTAAGCGGAGCTATTACTAGCTTTTCAACACGAACACTTTTTCTTCTTAGAACGGCTCAAGCCATTAAAGGATTTACGCCTAACATTATATTATATCGTTTGTTTGCGCTTATTATAATGCCCAGTAAAGAGCACAGAGTATCAAGAAGAGTGTTTATCAATGAAGCTAAAAAAATTAAAAATAGAGCTTTCCAGAATTGGTTAAGGTTGTTGCCTGAAATTAAACATACTATTGATGATATTTCTAAACTAAAATTGTCAAAACCTACCTTATTTATTTCGGGCATAGAAGATTATCTCTTTGTTCGTCAAATTGAAGAATACGTTAAAGACAAGTCCAATTGTTTTTTAGAAAAAGTAAATAATTCTGGTCATATTGTAAACATTGATCAACACCAAGTTTTTAATACATTTGCATTAAAATTCTTAAAATAA
- a CDS encoding thioredoxin domain-containing protein, with amino-acid sequence MKNFIALVGSILLIACSSNSQTFTNLSPKEFKSAFEKENAILLDVRTPQEINGGMIENASTIDFYDADFSKKIAKIQKDKTVYVYCKSGGRSSKAAKMLLESGQTKVVNLKGGIMAWNTNRMPLTKSTSKKDHSMEELSISDFDNMLSKNSLVLADFHTLWCVPCRKMSPIVDELKVEYESSAEILRIDMDKSELLADSYNIKAVPTFVLFKDSKEIWRHTGLISKEELEEILKSNI; translated from the coding sequence ATGAAAAACTTCATTGCTCTAGTTGGTTCAATCTTACTTATTGCTTGTTCCTCAAATTCACAAACGTTTACCAATTTATCCCCAAAAGAGTTCAAATCTGCATTTGAAAAAGAGAATGCCATTCTTTTAGATGTGCGTACTCCTCAAGAAATTAATGGCGGTATGATAGAAAATGCCAGTACTATTGATTTTTACGATGCAGATTTTTCCAAAAAAATTGCAAAGATTCAAAAAGATAAAACGGTATATGTCTATTGTAAGAGTGGAGGTAGGAGCTCCAAAGCTGCAAAAATGTTATTAGAGTCAGGACAAACCAAGGTGGTTAATTTGAAAGGTGGGATAATGGCATGGAATACAAATCGTATGCCACTGACCAAATCCACGTCTAAAAAAGACCATTCTATGGAGGAGTTGTCAATTTCTGATTTTGATAATATGTTATCAAAAAATAGTTTGGTCTTAGCTGATTTTCATACCCTTTGGTGTGTGCCTTGCCGAAAGATGTCGCCCATTGTAGATGAACTTAAAGTTGAATACGAAAGTTCAGCAGAAATTCTTAGAATAGATATGGATAAAAGTGAACTTTTAGCAGATTCTTATAATATCAAAGCCGTGCCTACTTTTGTGCTTTTCAAAGATTCTAAAGAAATCTGGAGACATACGGGTCTTATCAGTAAAGAAGAATTAGAGGAGATATTAAAATCTAATATTTAA
- a CDS encoding NAD(P)-dependent oxidoreductase, with amino-acid sequence MTKTKIGILREGKTPPDKRVPLTPTQCQVLMNQYSNLDLVVQKSPIRCFDDSDYSALGIPLVDDVSDCDILMGVKEVVKTELLNDKMYFYFSHTIKSQLYNLELLQKMVEKNISMVDYETLKYANGRRVLGFGRFAGVVGCYNGFLAYGERTQKYHLKPANSCEDRVELEEELKKIDLPNVKIIVSGNGRVGQGALEIIHTLGIREVSKEEFTTQSFDEAVYVHLDFYDYNVRIDGSDFSSSDFFSNPELFKSSFIDFASCADIFIAGHYYGAGSPYLFTREDAKSPDFKIRTIADISCDIDGPVASTIRPSTIENPIYGYNPHTESEDIFNKEDVITVMAVDNLPCELPKDASEDFGNELITHIFPCLLSEDSDNIIDKATICKNGDLNAPYEYLRDYLNGY; translated from the coding sequence ATGACTAAAACCAAGATTGGCATATTAAGAGAGGGTAAAACACCACCTGATAAAAGAGTTCCTTTGACTCCTACACAATGTCAGGTGCTAATGAATCAATATTCTAATTTAGATTTGGTGGTTCAAAAAAGTCCTATTCGCTGTTTTGATGATAGTGACTATTCAGCTTTAGGTATTCCATTAGTTGATGATGTTTCGGACTGTGACATACTTATGGGAGTAAAAGAGGTTGTGAAAACAGAACTTCTTAATGATAAAATGTATTTTTATTTTTCTCATACGATAAAATCACAACTATATAATCTAGAGTTGCTTCAAAAAATGGTTGAGAAAAATATCTCAATGGTTGATTATGAAACGTTAAAGTATGCCAATGGAAGACGTGTTCTTGGTTTTGGTAGATTTGCTGGTGTTGTGGGTTGTTACAATGGTTTTTTGGCTTATGGTGAAAGAACTCAAAAATACCATTTAAAACCTGCTAATAGTTGTGAGGATAGGGTAGAGCTTGAAGAGGAGTTAAAAAAGATAGACTTGCCTAACGTTAAAATCATTGTTTCTGGAAATGGTAGAGTAGGGCAAGGTGCCTTAGAAATTATACATACTTTAGGTATAAGAGAAGTAAGCAAAGAAGAATTTACGACTCAAAGTTTTGATGAAGCTGTTTATGTTCATCTAGATTTTTACGACTATAATGTGCGAATTGATGGTTCGGACTTTTCTAGTTCAGATTTCTTTTCGAATCCAGAATTATTCAAATCTTCGTTTATTGATTTTGCTTCTTGTGCTGATATTTTTATTGCTGGTCATTATTATGGTGCGGGTTCTCCTTATCTGTTTACTAGAGAGGATGCTAAGTCTCCTGATTTTAAAATTCGTACAATTGCTGATATTTCTTGCGATATTGATGGTCCTGTGGCTTCTACCATTCGCCCTTCAACTATAGAAAACCCTATTTATGGGTATAATCCCCATACCGAATCTGAAGATATTTTTAATAAAGAAGATGTCATCACAGTAATGGCAGTAGACAATTTGCCTTGTGAATTACCGAAAGACGCTTCTGAAGATTTTGGTAACGAATTAATAACACATATTTTTCCTTGCTTACTTTCAGAGGATAGCGATAATATTATCGATAAAGCTACCATTTGTAAAAATGGTGATTTGAATGCTCCTTATGAATATTTAAGAGATTACTTAAACGGCTATTAG
- the rpe gene encoding ribulose-phosphate 3-epimerase: MSHLIAPSVLAADFANLQKDCEMLNQSQADWFHIDVMDGVFVPNISFGMPVIKAIKKHAKKTMDVHLMIVEPDRYIKTFKEVGADILTVHYEACTHLHRTLQAIKAEGMQAGVALNPHTSVDLLKDTINDIDLVCLMSVNPGFGGQSFIENTYDKVKELKKLINSKNANTKIEIDGGVNSTNAPKLIEAGADVLVAGSFVFKSENPTQTISDLKKC; this comes from the coding sequence ATGTCACATTTAATAGCACCTTCCGTTTTAGCAGCCGATTTTGCCAACCTACAAAAAGACTGTGAAATGCTTAACCAAAGCCAAGCCGATTGGTTTCATATAGATGTAATGGACGGCGTATTTGTTCCTAACATATCTTTTGGAATGCCAGTTATTAAGGCTATTAAAAAACATGCTAAGAAAACCATGGACGTACACTTGATGATTGTTGAACCCGACAGATACATCAAAACCTTTAAAGAAGTAGGTGCTGATATCCTAACCGTTCATTATGAAGCCTGTACACACCTACATCGCACCTTACAAGCTATAAAAGCTGAAGGTATGCAAGCTGGTGTAGCACTGAACCCACATACTTCAGTGGATTTATTAAAAGATACCATTAATGACATTGATTTAGTTTGCTTAATGTCAGTAAATCCAGGATTTGGCGGTCAGTCGTTCATTGAAAACACCTATGACAAAGTCAAAGAACTAAAAAAACTTATAAACAGTAAAAACGCCAATACTAAGATAGAAATTGATGGAGGAGTAAACTCTACAAATGCACCAAAACTAATAGAAGCAGGAGCAGATGTATTAGTAGCAGGAAGTTTTGTTTTCAAATCAGAAAACCCTACTCAAACAATTAGTGATTTAAAAAAATGCTAA
- a CDS encoding sigma-70 family RNA polymerase sigma factor has product MRQLKITKQVTNRETASLDKYLQEIGRVDLITAEEEVELAQRIKAGDEMALEKLTKANLRFVVSVAKQYQNQGLSLPDLINEGNLGLIKAARRFDETRGFKFISYAVWWIRQSILQALAEQSRIVRLPLNKIGSINKINKAYALLEQQLERPPTAEEVAKELDLTEDEVKQAMKNSGRHVSMDAPLVEGEDSNMYNVIGSEDSPNPDEGLMVDSLRQEIGRALATLTPREGEVVKAYFGLNGAHAMTLEEIGEAFDLTRERVRQIKEKAVRRLKHTSRSKILKTYLG; this is encoded by the coding sequence ATGAGACAGCTAAAAATCACCAAACAGGTAACCAACAGAGAAACCGCTTCACTAGATAAATATTTGCAAGAAATAGGTCGTGTAGACTTAATTACTGCAGAAGAAGAAGTCGAGTTAGCTCAACGAATAAAAGCAGGTGATGAAATGGCCTTAGAGAAGCTTACTAAAGCTAATCTACGTTTTGTAGTGTCAGTAGCAAAGCAATATCAAAATCAAGGTTTATCACTTCCTGATTTAATCAACGAAGGAAACCTTGGTTTGATAAAAGCTGCTAGACGTTTTGATGAAACTCGTGGTTTCAAATTTATTTCTTACGCAGTATGGTGGATTCGTCAATCTATACTTCAAGCATTGGCCGAACAATCAAGAATTGTCAGACTACCCTTGAACAAAATTGGATCCATCAATAAAATCAATAAAGCCTATGCCTTATTGGAACAACAATTGGAAAGACCACCTACAGCTGAAGAAGTCGCTAAAGAATTGGATTTGACTGAAGATGAAGTGAAACAGGCTATGAAAAATTCTGGTCGTCACGTATCCATGGATGCACCTTTAGTTGAAGGAGAAGACAGCAATATGTATAATGTCATTGGTAGTGAAGACAGCCCTAACCCTGATGAAGGACTAATGGTTGATTCATTAAGACAAGAAATCGGAAGAGCTTTAGCAACACTAACACCTAGAGAAGGTGAAGTCGTTAAAGCCTATTTTGGATTAAATGGAGCTCATGCCATGACCTTAGAAGAAATTGGTGAAGCATTTGATCTTACAAGAGAAAGAGTTCGACAAATTAAGGAAAAAGCTGTTCGCCGATTAAAACACACTTCAAGAAGTAAAATATTAAAAACCTACTTGGGATAA
- a CDS encoding polyribonucleotide nucleotidyltransferase yields MKEIVKKIEQKDGRTIEIRTGKLAKQAHGSVELRMGDSVLLATVVSNKDAKDDVDFLPLTVDYREKFAADGRFPGGFLKREARPTDHEILIMRLVDRILRPLFPSDYHADTQIMLSLVSHDENVCPEALAGLGASAALAVSDIPFNGPISEVRVGRVNGELIANPSPAQLEESDIDMVIGASADSVAMVEGEMDEISEAEMVEAIKFAHDEIKNHCAVQLELTKEVGTETKREYSHENHDKELEDNVMAFCYDKFYSVAKKASEKHARSNDFKAIKDAFKETLSAEELAEKSFMLGAYFKKAEKKAVRDMVLNENVRLDGRNPSDIRPIWCEVDYLPRPHGSALFTRGETQSITTVTLGTKMDENRIDGVTKVGSERFYLHYNFPPFSTGEARPIRGVSRREIGHGNLAQRALSRMIDEDNPYTVRVVSDILESNGSSSMATVCAGTMALMDAGVKLRKPVSGIAMGLITDGNKFAVLSDILGDEDFLGDMDFKVCGTKDGITACQMDIKIEGLSYEILTQALEQSNAGRMHILGKLTDTISETREQLKPHVPKIHVMYIPKDTIGAVIGPGGKIIQQLQADTDTTITIEEIDNQGKVEILGTGQELLDNAISEIKALTFTPEVGDVFTGTVRSIMPYGAFVNIGKGTDGLLHISEINWERVENVEDVLKEGDKVEVKLTEIDAKSGKLRLSRKVLLPKPEKK; encoded by the coding sequence ATGAAAGAAATTGTAAAAAAAATTGAACAGAAAGATGGTAGAACCATTGAAATAAGAACTGGTAAATTAGCTAAACAAGCTCATGGATCAGTTGAATTAAGAATGGGTGATTCTGTTCTATTAGCAACAGTAGTATCTAATAAAGATGCTAAAGACGATGTTGACTTCCTGCCACTTACTGTAGATTACAGAGAAAAATTCGCTGCTGATGGACGTTTTCCAGGTGGTTTTTTAAAGCGTGAAGCAAGACCAACGGATCACGAAATTTTAATAATGAGATTAGTAGACAGAATACTGCGTCCATTATTCCCTAGCGACTACCATGCTGACACACAAATCATGTTATCCTTAGTATCGCACGATGAAAACGTATGTCCAGAAGCATTAGCAGGATTAGGTGCATCTGCTGCACTTGCAGTTTCTGATATTCCATTCAATGGTCCAATTTCTGAAGTAAGAGTTGGACGTGTTAATGGTGAATTAATAGCTAACCCTAGTCCAGCTCAATTAGAAGAATCTGATATTGATATGGTAATCGGTGCATCTGCTGATAGTGTAGCAATGGTGGAAGGTGAAATGGATGAAATTTCTGAAGCAGAAATGGTAGAAGCTATCAAATTTGCCCATGATGAAATAAAAAATCACTGTGCTGTTCAATTGGAATTAACAAAAGAAGTAGGTACAGAAACTAAAAGAGAGTACTCTCACGAAAATCACGATAAGGAATTAGAAGATAATGTTATGGCATTCTGTTATGACAAATTCTATTCTGTAGCAAAAAAAGCATCTGAAAAACACGCTAGAAGCAACGATTTCAAAGCCATTAAAGATGCTTTTAAAGAAACACTTTCAGCAGAAGAACTTGCTGAAAAAAGTTTCATGTTAGGAGCATATTTCAAAAAGGCTGAGAAAAAAGCCGTTAGAGATATGGTGCTAAACGAAAACGTACGTTTAGATGGTCGTAACCCTTCTGATATTCGTCCAATATGGTGTGAAGTAGATTATTTACCAAGACCACACGGTTCAGCCCTTTTTACAAGAGGTGAAACACAATCTATTACCACAGTAACATTAGGTACAAAGATGGATGAGAATAGAATTGATGGTGTAACTAAGGTAGGTTCCGAAAGATTCTATCTGCACTACAACTTCCCTCCATTTTCAACTGGTGAAGCAAGACCAATTAGAGGGGTAAGTAGAAGAGAGATTGGTCATGGTAACCTTGCACAAAGAGCATTGTCGAGAATGATTGACGAAGACAACCCTTACACTGTAAGAGTCGTTTCTGATATACTTGAATCAAACGGTTCATCATCTATGGCAACGGTATGTGCCGGAACAATGGCATTAATGGATGCAGGTGTTAAACTAAGAAAACCCGTTTCAGGTATTGCCATGGGGTTAATAACTGATGGAAACAAGTTTGCTGTATTATCAGATATCCTAGGAGATGAAGACTTCCTAGGCGACATGGACTTTAAAGTATGTGGTACTAAAGATGGTATTACTGCTTGTCAAATGGATATCAAAATAGAAGGATTATCGTATGAAATTCTTACTCAAGCACTAGAGCAATCCAATGCTGGTAGAATGCACATCTTAGGGAAGCTAACAGATACTATATCTGAAACTAGAGAGCAACTAAAACCACATGTGCCAAAAATTCATGTGATGTATATACCTAAAGATACAATTGGAGCAGTAATTGGACCAGGTGGAAAGATAATCCAACAACTTCAAGCTGATACGGATACTACAATTACAATTGAAGAAATTGATAATCAAGGTAAAGTAGAAATTTTAGGAACAGGTCAAGAATTACTTGACAATGCTATTTCTGAAATAAAAGCGTTAACATTCACTCCTGAAGTAGGTGATGTCTTTACTGGAACAGTACGATCAATAATGCCATACGGTGCATTTGTAAATATTGGTAAGGGAACAGACGGACTATTACATATTTCAGAAATCAATTGGGAAAGAGTCGAAAATGTTGAAGATGTTTTGAAAGAAGGTGATAAAGTAGAAGTTAAATTAACTGAAATTGATGCTAAATCTGGAAAACTCAGATTATCAAGAAAAGTACTTTTACCAAAACCTGAAAAAAAATAA
- the rpsO gene encoding 30S ribosomal protein S15, which translates to MHLTAKEKDAIFKKYGGDSKNTGSTEGQIALFTNRISYLTGHLKNNRKDKNTQRSLQLLVGKRRGLLDYLMNKDIEKYRTLIKDLGIRR; encoded by the coding sequence ATGCATTTAACTGCTAAAGAAAAAGACGCCATTTTTAAAAAATACGGCGGTGACTCAAAAAATACAGGTTCAACTGAAGGTCAAATAGCTTTATTTACCAACAGAATATCATACCTTACAGGTCACTTAAAAAATAATAGAAAAGATAAAAATACTCAGCGTTCACTACAACTTCTTGTAGGTAAGAGAAGAGGTCTTCTTGATTACTTGATGAATAAAGACATCGAGAAATATAGAACGCTTATTAAAGATTTAGGAATAAGAAGATAA
- the accD gene encoding acetyl-CoA carboxylase, carboxyltransferase subunit beta, producing MGWFKRIQGGITTSTNDKKETPEGLWYKCPKCKQIAPTEEHESGLSVCEKCGYHERINADGYFFILFDEGKFKELDAKMESKDPLKFEDTKKYKDRLVQTKKKTGLKDAITSGYGKIDGKPIVIACMNFNFIGGSMGAVVGEKISRAIQEAVKQKCGFMMISKSGGARMMEAAFSLMQMAKTSANLSLLAQAKLPYISLLTDPTTGGVTASFAMLGDVNIAEPGALIGFAGPRVVKETIGKNLPEGFQTSEFVLEHGFLDFIVERKNLKSKISSLLDMYLS from the coding sequence ATGGGTTGGTTTAAAAGAATACAAGGAGGCATTACTACTTCCACAAACGATAAAAAAGAAACCCCTGAGGGATTGTGGTACAAATGTCCTAAATGTAAACAAATAGCGCCAACAGAAGAACATGAATCTGGACTAAGTGTCTGCGAAAAATGTGGCTACCATGAAAGAATTAATGCTGATGGCTACTTTTTTATTCTATTTGACGAAGGTAAATTCAAGGAGCTAGATGCTAAAATGGAATCTAAAGACCCCTTAAAGTTTGAGGATACCAAAAAATACAAGGATAGACTAGTTCAAACTAAAAAGAAGACCGGTTTAAAAGATGCTATCACTTCAGGATACGGAAAAATTGACGGTAAACCCATTGTTATTGCCTGTATGAATTTCAATTTCATTGGAGGGTCAATGGGTGCTGTTGTAGGTGAAAAAATTAGTAGAGCCATTCAAGAAGCTGTCAAACAAAAATGTGGTTTCATGATGATCTCTAAATCAGGTGGAGCAAGAATGATGGAAGCCGCATTTTCTCTTATGCAAATGGCAAAGACATCTGCAAACCTTTCATTACTCGCTCAAGCTAAATTACCCTATATCTCCCTACTAACAGACCCTACAACAGGTGGTGTAACAGCATCATTTGCTATGCTGGGCGATGTAAACATTGCAGAACCTGGAGCATTAATAGGCTTTGCTGGCCCTAGAGTAGTCAAAGAAACCATTGGTAAAAACCTACCAGAAGGTTTTCAAACCTCTGAATTTGTTCTGGAGCACGGATTTCTAGACTTCATTGTAGAACGTAAAAATCTAAAATCCAAAATATCATCATTACTAGATATGTACTTATCCTAG